A single window of Luteipulveratus halotolerans DNA harbors:
- the hflX gene encoding GTPase HflX gives MTAHDHLLSTRAEALSEADDLDPRYDESGFIVDDFDGEQLDRQERAALRRVEGLSTELEDVTEVEYRQLRLERVVLAGVWTDGTAEDAENSLRELSALAETAGSTVLAGVLQRRHKPDPGTWMGAGKAQELRDIVIDEGADTVIADTELAPSQRRALEDVVKVKVIDRTALILDIFAQHAKSKEGKAQVELAQLSYLLPRLRGWGESMSRQAGGQAAGGQGMGSRGPGETKIELDRRRINSRMAKLRKEIAQMKTSRDTKRHSRKAHHVPSVAIAGYTNAGKSSLLNRLTGAGVLVQNQLFATLDPTVRRAETEDGRLYTLADTVGFVANLPHQLVEAFRSTLEEVSESDLVLHVVDGSHPDPEAQISAVREVLAEVGGDAVKEVIVVNKADLAEPHVVDRILRAEKHSIAVSARTGDGIDELRALVARELPRPDIRVDVLLPYDRGDLLSRLHDEAEILSTEHQGDGTRVHAKVTPTLQAELASYAVS, from the coding sequence ATGACTGCACACGATCACCTGCTCAGCACCCGCGCCGAAGCCCTGTCCGAGGCCGATGACCTCGACCCTCGCTACGACGAGTCCGGCTTCATCGTCGACGACTTCGACGGCGAGCAGCTCGACCGTCAGGAGCGCGCAGCCCTGCGCCGCGTCGAGGGCCTGTCCACCGAGCTCGAGGACGTCACCGAGGTCGAGTACCGCCAGCTGCGCCTCGAGCGCGTCGTGCTCGCGGGCGTCTGGACCGACGGCACCGCCGAGGACGCCGAGAACTCCCTGCGCGAGCTGTCCGCGCTCGCCGAGACGGCCGGCTCGACCGTGCTGGCCGGGGTGCTGCAGCGTCGCCACAAGCCCGACCCCGGCACCTGGATGGGTGCGGGCAAGGCCCAGGAGCTGCGCGACATCGTCATCGACGAGGGCGCCGACACCGTCATCGCCGACACCGAGCTCGCGCCCAGCCAGCGGCGCGCCCTCGAGGACGTCGTCAAGGTCAAGGTCATCGACCGCACCGCGCTGATCCTGGACATCTTTGCCCAGCACGCCAAGTCCAAGGAGGGCAAGGCGCAGGTCGAGCTCGCCCAGCTGAGCTATCTGCTGCCGCGCCTGCGTGGTTGGGGTGAGTCGATGTCCCGGCAGGCCGGTGGCCAGGCGGCCGGCGGTCAGGGCATGGGTTCGCGCGGTCCTGGTGAGACCAAGATCGAGCTCGACCGGCGGCGCATCAACAGCCGGATGGCCAAGCTGCGCAAGGAGATCGCGCAGATGAAGACCTCGCGCGACACCAAGCGGCACAGCCGCAAGGCGCACCACGTGCCGAGCGTCGCGATCGCGGGCTACACCAACGCCGGCAAGTCCTCGCTGCTCAACCGTCTCACCGGCGCGGGCGTGCTCGTCCAGAACCAGCTGTTCGCCACCCTCGACCCGACCGTGCGTCGCGCCGAGACCGAGGACGGCCGCCTCTACACGCTGGCCGACACCGTCGGGTTCGTCGCCAACCTGCCGCACCAGCTCGTCGAGGCGTTCCGCTCGACGCTGGAGGAGGTCTCAGAGTCCGACCTGGTGCTGCACGTGGTCGACGGCAGCCACCCCGACCCCGAGGCCCAGATCAGCGCCGTGCGTGAGGTGCTCGCCGAGGTCGGCGGCGACGCGGTCAAGGAGGTCATCGTCGTCAACAAGGCCGACCTGGCCGAGCCGCACGTCGTCGATCGCATCCTGCGCGCCGAGAAGCACAGCATCGCGGTCTCGGCCCGCACCGGCGACGGCATCGACGAGCTGCGTGCGCTGGTCGCCCGTGAGCTGCCACGACCCGACATCCGCGTCGACGTGCTCCTGCCGTACGACCGTGGTGACCTGCTCAGCCGCCTGCACGACGAGGCCGAGATCCTCAGCACCGAGCACCAGGGCGACGGCACGCGCGTCCACGCCAAGGTGACGCCGACGCTGCAGGCCGAGCTCGCGTCGTACGCCGTCTCGTGA
- a CDS encoding ABC transporter ATP-binding protein → MSAGALCTRDLSCAVGGRTVLSHVSLDVEPGSMLAVVGVNGSGKSTLLRTLSGLLPAAGGQVEVDGLDVHLLAARDRARRIAFVDQDPALPADLLVGELVGLGRTPYRSPWSSGGPDDRDAVREALHHVDLMDAEHRSCATLSGGEMRRAWLARGIAQDTGVLVLDEPTNHLDVRHQLDLLRTVRALGRTTVAAVHDLGLALACFDRVLVLHDGRAHAVGPGAHVLTPDLVAEVFGVAAAHVTHPVTGRTHLLLEDLT, encoded by the coding sequence ATGAGCGCCGGCGCCCTGTGCACCCGTGACCTGTCGTGCGCCGTCGGGGGTCGCACAGTCCTTTCCCACGTCAGTCTCGACGTCGAGCCCGGCTCGATGCTCGCCGTCGTCGGCGTCAACGGCAGCGGCAAGTCCACCCTCCTGCGCACGCTCAGCGGTCTCCTCCCGGCGGCCGGCGGGCAGGTCGAGGTCGACGGCCTCGACGTGCACCTCCTGGCCGCGCGAGACCGCGCGCGGCGGATCGCGTTCGTCGACCAGGACCCGGCGCTGCCGGCCGACCTGCTGGTCGGTGAGCTCGTCGGTCTGGGCCGTACGCCCTACCGGTCTCCCTGGTCCAGCGGCGGCCCGGACGACCGCGACGCCGTACGTGAGGCGCTGCATCACGTCGACCTCATGGACGCTGAGCACCGTTCGTGCGCAACGCTTTCCGGCGGCGAGATGCGACGGGCGTGGCTCGCACGAGGCATCGCCCAGGACACCGGCGTCCTCGTCCTGGACGAGCCCACCAACCACCTCGACGTACGCCACCAGCTCGACCTCCTGCGTACGGTCCGGGCGCTCGGCCGTACGACCGTCGCGGCGGTGCACGACCTCGGACTGGCGCTCGCGTGCTTCGACCGGGTGCTCGTGCTGCACGACGGCCGCGCCCACGCGGTCGGCCCGGGCGCGCACGTACTGACCCCTGACCTCGTCGCAGAGGTGTTCGGCGTCGCCGCCGCCCACGTCACCCATCCCGTCACCGGCCGTACCCACCTGCTCCTGGAGGACCTGACATGA
- a CDS encoding MGH1-like glycoside hydrolase domain-containing protein → MSASSEGHPSAEHARVAESPGDLDPWRVWGPYLSGRQWGTVREDYSADGDAWGFFPFDHAHTRAYRWGEDGIAGLTDRYGFLNVAVAMWNGQDDRLKERLFGLTNAQGNHGEDAKEYWWHLDATPTHSYAQYLYRYPQAAFPYQQLIDENARRGFDDEEYELADTGVLDGDRFFDVVTTHAKDNPYDVVVRVEATNHGPDAAPLDLLPQVWFRNTWSWGRDDRRPSIRPLNGGLQVEHGWLGRYHVTASDGARVLLCDNETHETATFGGGTDPAHPKSAVNQAVVHGDESLLASDVGTKAALWWHFDAVQPGETVAVTLRLTRDDQQGSAADGDGVIETRRGEADAFYAAVIPEQTSDEDRLTARRAFAGLLWCKQLFRYDVRQWLEGDPGQPAPPPERRAPQPEGRNTEWQTFSLADVISMPDEWEYPWFASWDLAFHCVALAHVDPSFAKEQLVLMCREWAMHPNGQLPAYEWNFSDVNPPVHAWAVWRVYQLDGAQDTDFLIRVFTKLMLNFGWWVNRKDSDGSNLFEGGFLGMDNVGPFDRSEPLPGGHRLEQSDATSWMGFFCLNMLRIAWELARADRAWDEAATKFLEHFLSIAEAMESFGTSNISLWNEQDGFFYDAVVDDDGSCQQIPVRSMVGLLPLMAVAVEPDWVPEELSDYTSRLEWLLQRRPELTDAVVHSEYDGQPDTTFSLLTQERLVRILSRMLDEGEFLSPYGIRSLSAAYRDGIDVDLEGESLPIAYAPGEARSGLFGGNSNWRGPVWFPVNVLLTDALRTYATDMGRDLTVELPTGSGTQVPLRDVVADLEGRLVSMFRPGADGRRPGDPRHVPTGPLWQAHPTFSEYFHGDTGAGLGASHQTGWTAVVAHLICHPVHDALGG, encoded by the coding sequence GTGAGCGCATCCTCGGAAGGTCACCCGTCCGCTGAGCACGCCCGCGTCGCCGAGTCGCCCGGCGACCTCGACCCGTGGAGGGTGTGGGGCCCGTACCTGTCCGGCCGCCAGTGGGGCACCGTCCGCGAGGACTACTCCGCCGACGGCGACGCCTGGGGCTTCTTCCCGTTCGACCACGCCCACACCCGCGCCTACCGCTGGGGTGAGGACGGCATCGCCGGCCTCACCGACCGCTACGGCTTCCTCAACGTCGCCGTCGCGATGTGGAACGGCCAGGACGACCGGCTCAAGGAGCGGCTGTTCGGGCTGACCAACGCGCAGGGCAACCACGGTGAGGACGCCAAGGAGTACTGGTGGCACCTCGACGCGACCCCGACGCACTCGTACGCGCAGTACCTCTACCGCTACCCGCAGGCGGCCTTCCCGTACCAGCAGCTGATCGACGAGAACGCCCGTCGCGGGTTCGACGACGAGGAGTACGAGCTCGCCGACACCGGCGTGCTCGACGGTGACCGCTTCTTCGACGTCGTCACCACCCACGCCAAGGACAACCCGTACGACGTCGTGGTCCGCGTCGAGGCGACCAACCACGGCCCGGACGCCGCCCCGCTCGACCTGCTGCCGCAGGTGTGGTTCCGCAACACGTGGAGCTGGGGACGCGACGACCGTCGTCCGTCGATCCGGCCGCTCAACGGAGGGTTGCAGGTCGAGCACGGATGGCTCGGCCGCTATCACGTCACGGCGAGCGATGGTGCGCGAGTTTTGTTGTGCGACAACGAAACTCATGAGACGGCGACCTTCGGTGGTGGCACCGATCCGGCTCACCCCAAGAGCGCCGTCAACCAGGCGGTCGTGCACGGTGACGAGTCGTTGCTGGCGTCCGACGTGGGCACGAAGGCCGCGCTGTGGTGGCACTTCGACGCGGTCCAGCCGGGTGAGACCGTGGCCGTGACGCTGCGGCTGACCCGCGACGACCAGCAGGGGAGCGCGGCTGATGGCGACGGCGTGATCGAGACCCGCCGGGGCGAGGCGGACGCCTTCTACGCCGCCGTCATCCCCGAGCAGACCTCCGACGAGGACCGGCTCACGGCCCGCCGTGCATTCGCCGGGCTGCTCTGGTGCAAGCAGCTGTTCCGGTACGACGTGCGGCAGTGGCTCGAGGGCGACCCCGGTCAGCCCGCACCGCCGCCGGAGCGGCGTGCGCCGCAGCCGGAGGGTCGCAACACCGAGTGGCAGACGTTCTCGCTCGCTGACGTCATCTCGATGCCCGACGAGTGGGAGTACCCGTGGTTCGCGTCGTGGGACCTGGCGTTCCACTGCGTCGCGCTCGCGCACGTCGACCCGTCGTTCGCCAAGGAGCAGCTCGTGCTCATGTGCCGCGAGTGGGCGATGCACCCCAACGGCCAGCTGCCGGCGTACGAGTGGAACTTCAGTGACGTCAACCCGCCCGTGCACGCCTGGGCGGTCTGGCGGGTCTACCAGCTCGACGGCGCGCAGGACACCGACTTCCTGATCCGGGTGTTCACCAAGCTCATGCTCAACTTCGGCTGGTGGGTCAACCGCAAGGACTCCGACGGGTCCAATCTGTTCGAGGGCGGCTTCCTCGGGATGGACAACGTCGGCCCGTTCGACCGCTCGGAGCCGCTGCCCGGCGGGCATCGCCTGGAGCAGTCCGACGCGACCAGCTGGATGGGCTTCTTCTGCCTCAACATGCTGCGCATCGCCTGGGAGCTCGCGCGGGCCGACCGTGCCTGGGACGAGGCGGCGACCAAGTTCCTGGAGCACTTCCTGTCGATCGCCGAGGCCATGGAGTCGTTCGGCACGAGCAACATCTCGCTGTGGAACGAGCAGGACGGTTTCTTCTACGACGCGGTCGTCGACGACGACGGCTCGTGCCAGCAGATCCCGGTCCGCTCGATGGTCGGCCTGCTCCCGCTGATGGCCGTCGCGGTGGAGCCCGACTGGGTACCCGAGGAGCTGTCGGACTACACCTCGCGGCTGGAGTGGCTGCTGCAGCGACGCCCCGAGCTCACGGACGCAGTGGTCCACAGCGAGTACGACGGGCAGCCCGACACGACGTTCTCGCTGCTCACCCAGGAGCGGTTGGTGCGCATCCTGTCGCGCATGCTCGACGAGGGTGAGTTCCTGTCGCCGTACGGCATCCGGTCGCTCTCGGCGGCCTACCGCGACGGCATCGACGTCGACCTCGAGGGCGAGTCGCTGCCGATCGCGTACGCACCGGGCGAGGCACGCAGCGGCCTGTTCGGCGGCAACTCCAACTGGCGTGGTCCGGTGTGGTTCCCGGTCAACGTGCTGCTCACGGACGCGCTGCGCACGTACGCCACCGACATGGGCCGCGACCTCACGGTCGAGCTCCCGACAGGCTCCGGTACGCAGGTGCCGCTGCGGGACGTCGTGGCCGACCTCGAGGGGCGGCTCGTGTCGATGTTCCGGCCGGGTGCCGACGGCCGTCGTCCGGGCGATCCGCGGCACGTCCCGACCGGTCCGCTGTGGCAGGCGCACCCGACGTTCAGCGAGTACTTCCACGGTGACACCGGCGCGGGTCTGGGCGCCTCGCACCAGACCGGCTGGACGGCGGTCGTCGCCCATCTCATCTGCCACCCCGTGCACGACGCGCTCGGTGGCTGA
- a CDS encoding FecCD family ABC transporter permease, protein MPDLVSAPGRVVDALGRPRPELRPPVPAPERERRRPRMLAVLGVLLVLCAAGACASLALGSEPIAASAVWDVLAHRLRLSPGPDPTVDLIVVELRAPRAAQALVVGAGLGVAGTAVQALVRNPLADPYLLGVSSGASVGATAVITTGALAALGTWALSAGALLGALAATALVFGIASAQGGLTPLRLVLTGVVMSSAFSSVASFLVMRSDDRGAQSVLFWLLGSLSGTTWAQVWLPAVAVVATTALLLASSWIDALTTGEDGARAVGVPVDGLRRALFVLSSALVGVLVAVSGSIGFVGLVLPHLGRLVVGARHRVLLPVAALGGAAFLIWVDVLSRVVVRPVELPLSVVTGLVGAPVFLLLLGRRRYSYGSAV, encoded by the coding sequence GTGCCCGACCTCGTGTCGGCGCCTGGGCGCGTCGTCGACGCACTCGGTCGCCCTCGTCCTGAACTGCGACCGCCTGTGCCCGCGCCGGAGCGTGAGCGTCGTCGGCCCCGGATGCTGGCCGTGCTCGGCGTCCTGCTGGTGCTCTGCGCTGCCGGTGCCTGCGCGTCGCTCGCACTCGGCTCGGAGCCGATCGCCGCGAGTGCGGTGTGGGACGTGCTCGCCCACCGCCTGCGACTGAGCCCCGGCCCGGACCCGACGGTCGACCTCATCGTGGTCGAGCTGCGGGCGCCGCGCGCGGCGCAGGCTCTGGTGGTCGGCGCCGGCCTCGGCGTCGCGGGCACAGCGGTGCAGGCCCTCGTCCGCAACCCCCTCGCGGACCCGTACCTGCTCGGGGTGTCCTCCGGCGCGAGTGTCGGCGCGACGGCCGTGATCACCACCGGCGCGCTGGCCGCGCTCGGCACGTGGGCCCTCTCCGCCGGCGCGCTGCTCGGTGCGCTCGCTGCCACGGCACTCGTCTTCGGGATCGCGAGCGCCCAGGGCGGGCTCACCCCGCTGCGCCTGGTCCTCACGGGCGTGGTCATGTCGTCGGCGTTCTCCTCGGTCGCGAGCTTCCTGGTGATGCGCAGCGACGACCGGGGCGCCCAGTCGGTCCTGTTCTGGCTGCTGGGGAGCCTCTCCGGTACGACGTGGGCGCAGGTCTGGCTGCCCGCGGTCGCTGTCGTCGCGACGACAGCACTGCTGCTCGCGTCGTCCTGGATCGACGCGCTGACCACCGGTGAGGACGGTGCCCGCGCGGTCGGCGTACCCGTCGACGGCCTCCGTCGGGCCCTGTTCGTCCTGTCCTCGGCGCTCGTCGGCGTACTCGTCGCGGTGTCGGGGAGCATCGGCTTCGTCGGGCTGGTGCTGCCGCACCTCGGGCGCCTGGTGGTGGGCGCCCGCCATCGGGTGCTGCTGCCGGTGGCCGCGCTCGGTGGAGCGGCGTTCCTCATCTGGGTCGATGTGCTCTCGCGGGTGGTCGTGCGTCCGGTCGAGCTGCCCCTCAGCGTCGTGACCGGTCTGGTGGGCGCGCCGGTCTTCCTCCTGCTCCTCGGGCGGCGCCGCTACAGCTACGGATCCGCGGTATGA
- a CDS encoding CAP domain-containing protein has translation MRPRRDAHGRSGAAPLLAAAVVLVLGAAGGFVLWGGLDGRRASSQMHTGLDHLPPATASPSRTDSATTSPATPITATPTVVTVTATPPPIPVAERAEPVTATPSSRSSRSSTARETRSTTPSPSTSSSSSSRTSDEPAPGRDVRAEVVRLTNAERAKAGCGPVRTDQALRRAADGHASDMVRHRSFSHTGSDGSTAFQRMRRAGYDGFAAAENIAAGQASPAAVMRSWMSSAGHRANILNCSFNRIGVGYDGGSVGDGYGDGAWVQDFGIS, from the coding sequence ATGCGACCACGACGGGACGCGCACGGGCGATCAGGTGCTGCGCCGCTGCTGGCCGCCGCGGTCGTGCTCGTGCTGGGCGCGGCCGGTGGCTTCGTGCTGTGGGGCGGCCTCGATGGACGCAGGGCGAGCTCGCAGATGCATACCGGGCTCGACCATCTGCCGCCGGCCACGGCCAGTCCGTCGCGCACCGACTCGGCCACGACCTCGCCGGCGACTCCGATCACCGCCACGCCGACCGTCGTGACGGTCACTGCGACGCCGCCGCCGATCCCGGTCGCCGAGCGGGCCGAGCCCGTGACGGCGACCCCGAGCTCCCGATCATCGCGTTCCTCGACGGCGCGCGAGACTCGCAGCACGACTCCGAGCCCCTCGACCAGCTCGAGCAGCTCGAGCCGGACCAGCGACGAGCCAGCGCCCGGTCGTGACGTGCGCGCCGAGGTCGTGCGCCTCACCAACGCCGAGCGGGCGAAGGCCGGGTGCGGCCCCGTGCGCACCGACCAGGCACTGCGTCGGGCTGCCGACGGTCACGCGTCCGACATGGTGCGTCACCGGTCGTTCTCGCACACCGGCTCCGACGGGTCGACCGCGTTCCAGCGCATGCGCCGCGCGGGATACGACGGGTTCGCAGCGGCCGAGAACATCGCCGCCGGTCAGGCCTCACCAGCGGCCGTGATGCGCTCGTGGATGTCCAGCGCGGGTCATCGCGCCAACATCCTCAACTGCTCGTTCAACCGCATCGGGGTGGGGTACGACGGGGGCTCGGTCGGCGACGGCTACGGCGACGGCGCCTGGGTCCAGGACTTCGGGATCTCCTGA
- a CDS encoding peptidoglycan-binding domain-containing protein has protein sequence MPKRSIMLRTVGAAVAMTALATVATAVSPAPASAATNSCRYTYVNRYDTGYCVRMAQTLLKGPFTVNTGGFTANLAIDGSFGPATEAATVKYQRSQGILVDGSVGPQTWGRLCSFGVGGGAQNTTPETIKRFNAAFDATC, from the coding sequence ATGCCGAAGCGTTCCATCATGCTCAGGACCGTCGGAGCCGCCGTCGCGATGACGGCGTTGGCGACAGTGGCGACAGCCGTCAGCCCGGCGCCGGCCAGCGCGGCCACCAACAGCTGCCGCTACACCTACGTCAACCGCTATGACACCGGCTACTGCGTGCGCATGGCTCAGACCCTCCTGAAGGGTCCGTTCACGGTCAACACGGGCGGGTTCACCGCCAATCTCGCCATCGACGGCAGCTTCGGTCCGGCCACCGAGGCGGCGACCGTGAAGTACCAGCGCTCGCAGGGGATCCTCGTCGACGGATCGGTGGGGCCGCAGACCTGGGGCCGACTCTGCTCCTTCGGCGTCGGTGGCGGAGCTCAGAACACCACTCCGGAGACCATCAAGCGGTTCAACGCCGCCTTCGACGCCACCTGCTGA
- a CDS encoding alkaline phosphatase D family protein, translating into MADLTRRTLLGGALAGAGALTLGGSRVAAAPLVVTGRPNLTSGVMSGDVTTNGGVVWARADRVGRLVAEVGRGRSRQVIRGPWATPDTDHTAKITLHGLRPGTDYDVRLTFEGRDGHLGESGIAHLRTAPMKGAQSFVWTGDTAGQGWGINPDLGGMTGYRTMHALRPDFMIHSGDTIYADNPITESVTEPDGQVWRNLVIPEVAEVAQTLGQYRGRHRYNMLDTNIRAMYADVPLLAQWDDHETLNNWYPGEVLTDERYTERRVDVLAARAKQAWREWQPIGDDDARGRRTTDGRNRIYRKVTRGRHLDVMCLDMRTFKSPNTSGLETHRTAILGHEQTEWLIRELRRSRATWKVIAADLPLGIIVPDGPVDQESVANRDPGTPLGRELEIAYLLQQIKRHDIRNVVWVTADVHYCAAHHYDPSRAAFTDFTPFWELVAGPISAGAFAPSPMDATFGPEVVFAKGASYANQSPRTGKAHFFGHVQIDDAGLLTASLRDATGAVLWSKDLSPQ; encoded by the coding sequence ATGGCCGATCTGACGCGCAGGACCTTGCTCGGAGGCGCCCTCGCCGGCGCCGGTGCTCTCACGCTCGGCGGGAGCCGTGTCGCCGCTGCGCCGTTGGTCGTCACCGGGCGCCCGAACCTCACCTCCGGTGTGATGTCCGGCGACGTCACCACCAACGGCGGGGTCGTGTGGGCGCGGGCCGACCGCGTCGGCCGGCTGGTGGCTGAGGTCGGACGCGGGCGCTCGCGTCAGGTGATCCGCGGCCCGTGGGCGACCCCGGACACCGACCACACCGCCAAGATCACGCTGCACGGCCTGCGTCCGGGCACGGACTACGACGTCCGCCTCACCTTCGAGGGGCGCGACGGCCACCTGGGCGAGTCGGGCATCGCGCATCTGCGCACCGCGCCGATGAAGGGCGCTCAGAGCTTCGTGTGGACCGGTGACACCGCGGGCCAGGGCTGGGGCATCAACCCCGACCTGGGCGGCATGACCGGCTACCGCACGATGCACGCGCTGCGGCCGGACTTCATGATCCACTCCGGCGACACGATCTACGCCGACAACCCGATCACCGAGTCGGTCACCGAGCCCGACGGTCAGGTCTGGCGCAACCTGGTCATCCCCGAGGTCGCCGAGGTCGCGCAGACACTCGGGCAGTACCGCGGACGGCACCGCTACAACATGCTCGACACCAACATCCGCGCGATGTACGCCGACGTGCCGCTCCTCGCCCAGTGGGACGACCACGAGACGCTCAACAACTGGTACCCGGGCGAGGTCCTCACCGACGAGCGCTACACCGAGCGTCGCGTCGACGTGCTCGCCGCGCGGGCCAAGCAGGCCTGGCGCGAGTGGCAGCCGATCGGTGACGACGACGCGCGCGGCCGGCGTACGACCGATGGCCGCAACCGCATCTACCGCAAGGTGACGCGCGGCCGCCACCTCGACGTGATGTGCCTGGACATGCGCACGTTCAAGAGCCCGAACACCTCCGGGCTCGAGACCCATCGCACCGCGATCCTCGGCCACGAGCAGACCGAGTGGCTGATCCGTGAGCTGCGTCGTTCGCGGGCGACCTGGAAGGTCATCGCGGCCGATCTGCCGCTCGGCATCATCGTCCCGGACGGGCCGGTCGACCAGGAGAGCGTCGCCAACCGTGACCCGGGCACGCCACTCGGCCGCGAGCTGGAGATCGCCTACCTGCTGCAGCAGATCAAGCGCCACGACATCCGCAACGTCGTCTGGGTGACGGCCGACGTGCACTACTGCGCTGCGCACCACTACGACCCGTCGCGGGCGGCCTTCACCGACTTCACCCCCTTCTGGGAGCTCGTGGCCGGACCGATCTCGGCCGGGGCGTTCGCGCCCAGCCCGATGGACGCGACGTTCGGTCCGGAGGTCGTCTTCGCCAAGGGGGCGTCGTACGCCAACCAGTCGCCCCGCACCGGCAAGGCGCACTTCTTCGGGCACGTGCAGATCGACGACGCCGGCCTGCTGACCGCCAGCCTGCGTGACGCAACAGGCGCGGTGCTCTGGTCCAAGGACCTCTCGCCGCAGTGA
- a CDS encoding ABC transporter substrate-binding protein — protein sequence MNRRLTATLAGASVLLLAACSSTDAGQAGRAAGARVTVSSCGEQTSFPKPAQRLFVNDGNLISMVLALKAQDRVAAVSSIGRDKALLRKHYGAAVDSLKVVAPEYPSLETVVAQRPDVMVAGWGYGYSEEKGVTPEALRAKGIDAFTLTESCRQHGSRARGTVDPWTALRTDLTHLGTITGHDADARRVNTDLDRRLAALRSAPKPKKPPTVFVFDSGDKEVFSSGALGAPQAVIAAGGGRNPLSDLKDTWTSVSWERVAASRPDAIFFVDYPPQSFAQKVHLLRTNPATRDLPAVRQGRFLNLPYAMWTSGPLNIDAAEQARVALERWDLVPRR from the coding sequence ATGAACCGACGCCTCACCGCCACCCTCGCCGGCGCGTCCGTCCTGCTGCTCGCGGCATGCTCCTCCACCGACGCCGGACAGGCCGGCCGAGCCGCCGGTGCACGAGTGACCGTCAGCAGCTGTGGGGAGCAGACGTCCTTCCCGAAGCCGGCCCAGCGCCTCTTCGTCAACGACGGCAACCTGATCTCGATGGTGCTCGCCCTGAAAGCGCAGGACCGCGTCGCGGCCGTCAGCAGCATCGGGCGTGACAAGGCTCTGCTGCGCAAGCACTACGGCGCCGCCGTCGACTCGCTCAAGGTCGTCGCTCCTGAGTACCCGTCGCTGGAGACGGTCGTGGCTCAGCGCCCGGACGTGATGGTCGCGGGCTGGGGCTACGGCTACTCCGAGGAGAAGGGCGTGACACCAGAAGCGTTGCGGGCCAAGGGAATCGACGCCTTCACCTTGACCGAGAGCTGCCGTCAGCACGGGAGTCGCGCTCGCGGGACGGTCGACCCGTGGACCGCGCTCAGGACCGACCTCACCCACCTCGGGACGATCACCGGCCACGACGCCGACGCCCGACGGGTCAACACCGACCTCGACCGCCGGCTGGCCGCACTGCGGTCGGCGCCGAAGCCGAAGAAGCCACCGACCGTGTTCGTGTTCGACAGCGGTGACAAGGAGGTGTTCTCCAGCGGGGCGCTCGGGGCGCCGCAGGCCGTCATCGCAGCCGGTGGTGGACGCAACCCGCTGTCGGACCTGAAGGACACATGGACCTCGGTGTCGTGGGAGCGGGTCGCGGCGTCCCGACCGGACGCGATCTTCTTCGTCGACTACCCGCCCCAGTCGTTCGCCCAGAAGGTCCACCTGCTGCGGACCAACCCCGCGACACGTGACCTGCCCGCGGTGAGGCAGGGCCGCTTCCTCAACCTGCCGTACGCCATGTGGACCAGCGGTCCGCTCAACATCGACGCCGCCGAGCAGGCACGCGTCGCGCTGGAGCGCTGGGACCTGGTGCCGCGGCGGTGA